In the Malassezia vespertilionis chromosome 3, complete sequence genome, one interval contains:
- a CDS encoding uncharacterized protein (COG:T; EggNog:ENOG503NV84) produces MALRSRSGRWETRAQVRPLPLPTESSERPWEEYTIVRKLGRGSFGQVYEAVHTPTTQVVAVKQIHLESSAGEGCEVQDLSEIQREVTSLAQCQSCERVTRYYGSFLRRYTLWVVMELMDGGSCLSLIQRGGPLPESVIAAICRQIVLGLVYLHAQGIVHRDIKAANVLLSKRGEVKLADFGVAAQLLHRNSHCRTLVGTPYWMAPEVIKQSKYNASADIWSLGITALEMAHGQPPLATCHPMRALFLIPKANPPQLDAERYSREFAEFVSRCLAKQPQDRASARALGSTSFVRDAGDIALVRACIEERARETAETSRSDLSDALQDSVLDTSRFSEWAFDDESEERGVQASRMGLGDDSRVSVQTPAPLVHIAAHTPRPDAPTLPKDVDAWKEGSPRKSPRAPVQSLARAPSSQTRVQAALEQLAYQAGQDAEQDGAGMLYELQGLLSQLGRQHPAYLDQFVLALGHPRAGSAVRTPAAASRLASLLYGRWLEGLRARWDVLDSPL; encoded by the coding sequence GCGCACAAGTGCGGCCGCTCCCTCTGCCGACTGAATCGAGTGAGCGGCCGTGGGAAGAGTACACCATAGTGCGCAAGCTTGGGCGCGGTAGTTTTGGCCAGGTGTACGAGGCAGTGCATACTCCGACCACGCAGGTCGTCGCCGTCAAGCAAATCCACCTCGAGTCAAGCGCTGGCGAAGGCTGCGAAGTGCAGGACCTTTCTGAAATCCAGCGCGAGGTTACAAGTCTGGCGCAGTGCCAGTCGTGCGAGCGGGTGACGCGGTACTATGGCAGTTTCTTGCGGCGCTACACGCTGTGGGTCGTCATGGAGCTCATGGACGGCGGTTCGTGCCTCTCGCtgatccagcgcggcggcccGCTTCCTGAAAGTGTAATTGCCGCGATATGCAGGCAGATCGTGCTTGGGCTAGTCTATCTACACGCCCAAGGCATTGTGCATCGCGACATCAAAGCCGCGAATGTGCTTCTCtccaagcgcggcgaggtAAAACTCGCCGACTTtggcgtcgcggcgcagctcctgcACCGCAACTCGCACTGCCGGACGCTGGTAGGTACTCCGTACTGGATGGCGCCCGAAGTAATCAAGCAGTCCAAGTACAATGCAAGCGCGGATATTTGGTCGCTCGGCATcaccgcgctggaaatggCACATGGACAGCCGCCGCTGGCGACGTGCCATcccatgcgtgcgctgtTTCTCATTCCCAAGGCGAATCCGCCGCAGCTGGATGCAGAGCGCTACTCACGCGAGTTTGCCGAGTTTGTCAGTCGGTgcctcgccaagcagccGCAGGACCGCGCgtctgcacgcgctttgGGTTCGACGTCGTTTGTCCGCGACGCGGGCGATATAGCATTGGTCCGCGCTTGCATAGAGGAGCGCGCACGCGAGACGGCAGAAACGAGCCGCTCGGATTTGTccgacgcgctgcaggacTCGGTGCTCGATACCAGCCGCTTTTCCGAATGGGCGTTTGACGACGAGagcgaggagcgcggcgtgcaagctTCGCGCATGGGCCTCGGTGACGACAGCCGCGTTTCCGTGCAGACACCCGCGCCGCTTGTACATAtcgcagcgcacacgccgcgtcCCGATGCGCCGACGTTGCCAAAGGACGTGGACGCATGGAAAGAAggctcgccgcgcaagtcgccgcgcgcgccggtccagtcgcttgcacgcgcgccgtcaaGCCAGACGCgtgtgcaagcagcgctggagcagcttgcgTACCAGGCCGGCCAGGATGCCGAGCAGGACGGCGCGGGTATGCTCTACGAGCTTCAAGGCCTGCTCAGCCAGCTCGGCCGCCAGCACCCAGCCTACCTCGACCAGTTTGtcctcgcgcttggccatccgcgcgctgggagcgcagtgcgcacgcctgccgcagcgtcgcggctTGCGTCGCTTTTGTACGGCCGCTGGCTCGAGggcttgcgtgcgcgctgggACGTGCTCGATAGTCCACTATAG
- a CDS encoding uncharacterized protein (EggNog:ENOG503NXUI; COG:S): MAGSARSTPAPLSHADVRSIKARLFTALGKHSDTYWTAFGALCTASIDRREFHARVEHILSPECYPLHNALVLSMLSAAYARQTSARLRHGTGHRHAPLSPIQAAAHGLYALDSDSDTDADPAVGGLDTRSLKRLRHMYAGLSQDERARLKQLPKTSHGGVHTAATVWAGAGAELLEKKRKEDEKRKAIEERRRTREIKSSIGALSWRATTVQAAAHADAQRPQLSSATQEAFMRGIVAPQCSEAHELPDVHLLQDRMSLAAVEAGLSGGVQVQAAAVVLAALQDHLRNVISTVLRSVRSQRADQVSDKPPRLRMSDMATLLELAPHVVVEPLGQGPTERLLVPDEAAQYTHAPHPMALFARQCAVTTLGAAPPGTAPEPSASEEDPERQFRERQQQHRDVVRNQVLLDQLAPLRMLDRPALCESMANGEVQWSPQHVQAAMEGPDALGTALVQHYQSSHASNHHHHHPNPAHRHKDEYFDVVDPMALLGKLCE, from the coding sequence ATGGCTGGCAGTGCACGGTCcacgcctgcgccgctctccCATGCCGACGTGCGGAGCATAAAAGCCCGGCTATTTACAGCGCTCGGAAAGCACTCCGATACATACTGGACGGCCTTTggagcgctgtgcacggcgTCGATTGACCGCCGCGAATTTCACGCGCGAGTGGAGCATATCCTTTCGCCCGAGTGTTACCCGCTGCACAATGCGCTCGTGCTCAGTATGCTGAGTGCAGCATACGCGCGGCAGACCAGTGCGCGTTTGCGGCACGGTACAGGCCACCGCCATGCGCCACTGAGCCCGATACAGGCTGCCGCACACGGGCTCTATGCCCTCGACTCCGATTCCGATACAGACGCGGATCCTGCCGTGGGAGGCTTGGATACGCGAAGTCTGAAACGACTGCGCCATATGTATGCGGGTCTCTCGCAGgacgagcgtgcgcgcctgAAACAGCTGCCGAAAACGAGTcacggcggcgtgcacaCCGCTGCGACAGTGTGGgccggcgcaggcgccgagctccttgaaaagaagcgcaaagaggACGAGAAGCGCAAAGCGATTgaggagcggcgccgcacgcgcgagaTAAAGTCGTCGATCGGCGCGTTATCGTGGCGAGCCACGACCGTGCAAGCTGCCGCACatgccgatgcacagcgcccgCAGCTTTCCTCGGCCACGCAAGAAGCATTTATGCGCGGCATtgttgcgccgcagtgcaGTGAAGCGCACGAACTGCCCGACGTGCATCTACTCCAGGACCGCATGTCGCTCGCTGCCGTCGAAGCGGGTCTTTCCGGCGGCGTCCAAGTGCAGGCGGCGGCCGTcgtgctcgctgcgctgcaggatcATTTGCGCAATGTCATCAGCACTGTCTTGCGCAGTGTACGCAGCCAGCGCGCTGACCAAGTCAGCGACAAGCCtccgcgcttgcgcatgtCTGACATGGCGACGTTGCTGgagctcgcgccgcacgtcgtcgtcgagcCATTGGGACAGGGGCCAACTGAGCGCCTTTTGGTTCCCGACGAGGCTGCTCAGTATACCCACGCGCCCCATCCCAtggcgctttttgcgcgccaatGTGCCGTGACGACACTTGGCGCGGCACCGCcaggcacagcgccagAGCCTTCGGCGAGCGAAGAAGATCCCGAGCGCCAGTTCCGcgagcggcagcagcagcaccgcgaCGTGGTGCGCAACCAGGTCTTGCTGGATCAGCTGGCACCGCTACGTATGCTGGACCGCCCCGCACTGTGTGAATCGATGGCCAACGGCGAGGTGCAGTGGTCGCCGCAGCACGTACAGGCCGCGATGGAAGGgcccgacgcgctcggcaccgcACTTGTGCAGCACTACCAATCGAGTCACGCCAGCAACCACCACCACCACCACCCCAATCCCGCACACCGGCACAAGGACGAGTACTTTGACGTCGTCGATCCGATGGccttgctcggcaagctgtGTGAATAG
- a CDS encoding uncharacterized protein (COG:T; COG:U; EggNog:ENOG503NY8Z) gives MTLNLSNAERQTFTRLYAFADPNQSGMITGDAAVKFFEGFKLPTLTLGKIWAIADEGNNGFLTPNNFGVALRLIGRAQRGESVSESVVQVQGAPPVYEGLAAAPAAPAANAAETTINAEDKARFSRIFASAGPTNGLLSGEQAKDLFVKSKLPFAKLGAIWNLADTKSRGALDLADFVIGMHYIQGTMNGTVSELPATLPAGMYEQASVQPTTPALQAQRTGTDPVMSTFFASPAQPSRTSSVAVPSSTSLMPQPTGAAQGDWAISAQEKAKFDTFFDSLDTAHTGHIEGSLVVPFFMQSGLDEPTLAHVWDLSDLTQDGVLTRDEFAVAMRLINDKIAGRAIPDQLPPNMMPPGMRAQSLPEAVDVKQSETQKELFSLLDFDAPPVSSAAAATAFAGSNAATSLNMPPMRPAVLSKSTAETQTRAPASRSTTAQFNAFDDDVAAPAPDPAELAGTQSAMRSTSKDLDDLRTRRSTVEATAAQNATSLAELEAQLTRARTEQAGEKAAVAELEERVLAQGKELDVLREDVIRTESELSGLRSQKDELEQTLLQDRESVRETKRTLAELQADLASMRDARDRAEEEVRHHAGIAAIADTQLAAARDEHESLLAMPPVRAEPVAKRNPFEMGGEPPSAGTATFESMYGSFATAEPLQTDLGLDTFAGIAGVGAGTAMADSVEPRAQTVHLVDPTGAPATASFLADPSAEGNAHAAVDSVDVGEHADQLVHDTSLDESAYLDASPHTRDDAQGKDQLHLPGGFPGEADAASPDAARAEPSSAQAPPLSARVANVQQAPSDWSAAAAPASAAAAASVPAPAPRAGLASMWPTGAAPESTAPESTLDGAANARPATTVTDAPSARKSTLDEFDSAFKNLGFAHVVPSSADAAVPQADAEQRFESSFAPASASASAPGKPLSPAPAYGEGVPLAYLSNTATAPPVHAPTAQAAPAAQAAPDASVAARSVPSAPGQRSSRAPTPPLPGDLGPVRQLCQMGFSRSQVIRALERANYRTERALERLLSNSGRA, from the coding sequence ATGACGCTCAACCTTAGCAATGCTGAGCGCCAGACATTTACGCGGCTGTATGCATTTGCAGACCCTAACCAGAGCGGCATGATTACGGGTGACGCCGCGGTGAAATTCTTTGAGGGATTTAAACTGCCCACCCTCACGCTCGGAAAGATTTGGGCGATTGCCGACGAAGGGAACAATGGTTTTCTTACGCCAAATAACTTTGGCGTGGCTCTTCGCTTGATTGGGCGTGCCCAGCGTGGCGAGAGTGTAAGCGAGAGTGTGGTGCAAGTGCAGGGCGCTCCGCCCGTGTACGAAGGactcgctgctgcgcccgctgcgcccgCTGCCAACGCCGCGGAGACGACCATCAACGCCGAGGACAAGGCGCGTTTTTCGCGCATTTTTGCATCGGCGGGCCCCACCAACGGGCTCCTGAGTGGCGAGCAGGCCAAAGACTTGTTTGTCAAGTCCAAGCTCCCCTTTGCGAAGCTCGGCGCCATTTGGAACTTGGCGGACACGaagtcgcgcggcgcgctggatctgGCCGACTTTGTGATTGGAATGCACTACATCCAAGGCACGATGAACGGCACCGTTTCCGAGCTGCCGGCGACGCTGCCTGCTGGCATGTATGAGCAAGCATCTGTACAGCCTACGACGCCTGcactgcaagcgcagcgcactggCACGGACCCTGTAATGTCCACCTTTTTTGCCTCTCCTGCGCAGCCATCGCGTACGAGCAGTGTCGCTGTTCCTTCCAGTACGTCGCTCATGCCGCAGCCcaccggcgccgcacaaggcgACTGGGCGATTTCAGCGCAAGAAAAAGCCAAGTTTGACACCTTTTTTGACTCGCTTGACACTGCGCACACTGGCCACATTGAGGGCTCTCTTGTGGTGCCGTTTTTCATGCAGAGTGGCCTTGATGAGCCGACGTTGGCGCATGTATGGGACCTATCGGATCTCACCCAAGACGGTGTGCTTACCAGGGATGAGTTTGCCGTCGCGATGCGCCTGATTAATGACAAGATTGCAGGGCGCGCAATTCCTGACCAGCTCCCTCCAAACATGATGCCGCCgggcatgcgcgcgcagagccTGCCCGAAGCCGTGGACGTGAAGCAGAGCGAGACGCAAAAAGAGCTCTTTTCTTTGCTTGATTTtgacgcgccgcccgtcTCGtctgccgctgctgcgacTGCTTTTGCCGGCTCCAACGCCGCTACCTCGCTCAACATGCCCCCCATGCGGCCTGCGGTCCTGTCGAAGAGCACTGCTGAGACGCAGACAAGAGCGCCTGCGTCCCGATCCACCACGGCGCAGTTCAACGCGTTTGACGACGACGTTGCGGCGCCTGCACCCGATCCTGCGGAGCTTGCGGGTACACAGAGTGCGATGCGCAGTACGAGCAAGGATCTCGAcgacttgcgcacgcgccgcagcactGTCGAGGCCACCGCTGCACAGAACGCAACCTCCCTCGcagagctcgaggcgcagctcaCCCGTGCACGCACCGAGCAAGCAGGTGAAAAAGCTGCTGTAGCagagctcgaggagcgtgtGCTTGCCCAAGGCAAGGAGCTTGACGTGCTCCGCGAGGATGTGATTCGCACCGAGAGCGAGCTTAGCGGCTTGCGCTCCCAAAAAGACGAGCTTGAGCAAacgctgctgcaggacCGCGAGTCTGTGCGCGAGACGAAGCGTACGCTGGCCGAGCTGCAAGCGGATCTGGCCtcgatgcgcgacgcgcgcgatagAGCCGAGGAGGAGGTGCGCCACCACGCAGGCATTGCGGCCATCGCGGATACGCAGCTggcggccgcgcgcgatgaGCACGAGTCGCTTTTGGCCATGCCCCCGGTCCGAGCGGAACCTGTGGCGAAGCGCAACCCATTCGAGATGGGCGGTGAGCCGCCGAGTGCCGGCACAGCCACCTTTGAGTCGATGTACGGCTCGTTTGCGACTGCAGAGCCCCTTCAAACCGACCTTGGCCTGGACACGTTTGCGGGCATTGCGGGCGTCGGCGCCGGAACCGCTATGGCAGACAGTGTTGAGCCACGCGCACAAACCGTGCATCTTGTGGATCCcaccggcgcgccggccaCTGCATCATTTTTAGCGGACCCAAGCGCAGAAGGAAatgcgcatgctgcagtGGACAGTGTGGACGTAGGCGAGCATGCTGATCAGCTCGTTCACGACACGTCTTTGGACGAGAGTGCGTACCTCGACGCCTCGCCTCATACacgcgacgatgcacaaGGCAAGGACCAGCTTCACTTGCCCGGCGGATTCCCCGGCGAAGCGGATGCTGCCTCGCcagatgcggcgcgcgccgagccaaGCTCAGCACAAGCCCCGCCGCTTTCCGCCCGTGTCGCCAATGTACAGCAGGCGCCGTCGGATTGGTCTGCGGCggctgcgcctgcatctgcggctgcggctgcatctgtgcctgcgcctgcgccgcgggcCGGGCTCGCGTCGATGTGGCCCaccggcgcagcgccagaaAGCACAGCGCCAGAAAGCACGCTCGACGGTGCTGCAAACGCCCGCCCTGCCACCACCGTCACCGACGCACCGTCTGCGCGGAAATCGACGCTGGACGAATTTGACTCCGCGTTTAAAAACCTGGGCTTTGCCCATGTCGTGCCGTCCAGTGCAGACGCCGCGGTTCCCCAAGCCGACGCGGAACAGCGGTTCGAGTCCTCGTTCGCGCCTgcatcggcatcggcgTCTGCGCCGGGCAAACCGCTCAGCCCCGCGCCGGCGTATGGCGAGggcgtgccgcttgcgtACCTTTCCAACACGGCCACTGCGCCTCCTGTGCATGCCCCGACCGCACAAGCCGCACCGgccgcacaagccgcgccCGATGCTTCCGTGGCCGCCCGCTCGGTTCCTTCTGCGCCGGGCCAGCGCTCCTCACGTGCACCCACGCCCCCGCTCCCAGGGGATCTCGGCCCCGTCCGCCAGCTTTGCCAGATGGGCTTTTCCCGCTCCCAAGTCATCCGTGCcttggagcgcgccaactaccgcaccgagcgcgcgctcgagcgcctcttgtCCAACAGCGGCCGTGCCTAG
- the PUP1 gene encoding proteasome endopeptidase complex (COG:O; MEROPS:MER0004373; EggNog:ENOG503NWM3; BUSCO:EOG092641M3): MAAQETSRSGFDFSGHTRNAFMSEHGHVLPRATSTGTTIVGLVYKDGVVLGADTRATEGSIVADKNCEKIHYITDNIRCCGAGTAADTEFVTNMISSNMQLQELSSRRRARVVGAMTMLKQHLFQYQGHVGAALVLGGYDCTGPQLFTIAPHGSTDKLPYVTMGSGSLAAMSVFESGWRADMEEQEAVDLVVAAVESGIFNDLGSGSNVDVCIIREKNTQMLRNYRKPNERVQKEQNYKFPRGTTAWTREEIYNMIAKEDILGYGLAPPVESMETDTIDAA, from the exons ATGGCGGCACAGGAAACGAGCCGCAGTGGCTTTGACTTTTCGGGCCACACGCGGAATGCATTCATGTCTGAGCATGGGCACGTTCTGCCGCGTGCAACAAGCACGGGTACGACGATTGTTGGTCTCGTCTACAAAGACGGCGTTGTGCTCGGTGCGGATACGCGTGCTACAGAAGGGTCCATTGTAGCGGACAAGAATTGCGAAAAGATCCACTACATTACCGACAATATCCGATGCTGCGGTGCAGGAACTGCGGCCGACACCGAGTTTGTCACGAACATGATCTCGAGCAATATGCAGCTTCAGGAGCTGTCGTCGcggaggcgcgcgcgtgtcgtTGGCGCAATGACGATGCTGAAGCAACACTTGTTTCAGTACCAAGGCCACGTTGGTGCTGCACTGGTCCTTGGTGGCTACGACTGTACCGGTCCCCAGCTCTTTACCATTGCACCGCACGGTTCCACGGACAAGTTGCCGTACGTCACGATGGGTTCGGGGTCTCTCGCCGCCATGTCGGTCTTTGAGAGCGGCTGGCGTGCAGACATGGAG GAACAAGAGGCCGTCGATCTCGTCGTTGCTGCGGTCGAGTCTGGTATTTTCAACGACCTTGGCTCGGGCTCGAATGTCGATGTGTGTATCATTCGCGAGAAAAACACgcagatgctgcgcaactACCGCAAGCCAAACGAGCGTGTACAAAAGGAGCAGAACTACAAGTttccgcgcggcacgacgGCATGGACACGCGAAGAAATCTACAACATGATTGCCAAGGAAG ACATTCTTGGATACGGCCTTGCACCACCCGTAGAGTCCATGGAGACGGACACTATCGACGCGGCGTAG